Proteins encoded by one window of Acidipropionibacterium virtanenii:
- a CDS encoding ABC transporter ATP-binding protein, giving the protein MASHSQVLVVKDLTKSYGDHTVVSNFSLTVRTGEAVALTGRNGAGKSTVLRCLVGADRPSSGTIEVLGSKVSETNPEFRRNVATVIDDLDFFPDLSVVEHLDLLARAHGLTEADELVDQVLEEVQLVPQSGQLPGTLSSGQRRRLALATAFVRPRKLLVLDEPEARLDVEGVAWLGERLKAEMKHGLAIVMASHEPALVEAIGARSVELGGRRG; this is encoded by the coding sequence ATGGCCTCGCACTCCCAAGTCCTTGTCGTCAAGGACCTCACCAAGTCCTACGGCGACCACACCGTCGTCTCGAACTTCTCCCTCACAGTCCGCACGGGTGAGGCGGTGGCCCTGACCGGACGCAACGGTGCGGGCAAGTCGACGGTGCTCCGGTGCCTGGTCGGGGCGGACCGCCCCAGCTCGGGGACCATCGAGGTGCTGGGCAGCAAGGTGAGCGAGACCAACCCGGAGTTCCGGCGCAATGTGGCCACCGTCATCGACGATCTGGACTTCTTCCCCGACCTGTCGGTGGTCGAGCATCTCGACCTGCTGGCGCGGGCCCATGGCCTGACCGAGGCCGATGAGCTGGTCGATCAGGTGCTCGAGGAGGTGCAGCTGGTGCCGCAGTCCGGTCAGCTGCCGGGGACGCTGTCCTCCGGGCAGCGACGCCGCCTGGCGCTGGCCACCGCCTTCGTGCGTCCCCGCAAGCTGCTGGTCCTCGACGAGCCGGAGGCCCGCCTCGACGTCGAGGGAGTCGCCTGGCTCGGGGAGCGGCTCAAGGCGGAGATGAAGCACGGGCTGGCGATCGTGATGGCCAGCCATGAGCCGGCGCTGGTCGAGGCCATCGGCGCCCGCTCCGTGGAACTGGGAGGGCGGCGCGGATGA
- a CDS encoding DUF6297 family protein: protein MSRGRSKKFKKQSQPQEQAPQAVPQPTPSDVEAPELVIDHQPDEFWAGEVDEKQLMLLMGDWRKGRTTRNIWQALGDAYVLVFSLLVVLAMLISLIVQAQGQAAGCTAVGCRTARQMLPWAAFAGVLAFALAAGRIFGPVLASAAEGFWLMDAPIRRSSFLGKRLWAALGAGLAGGALLGALVSALTGSSVMAIIAWTVACALGGACVVAFAAAQQGAGRVWSVKLAGSLAGLLGLAALLAVVCTATGWLSLDFSSSVAVTTAWGIAAVAGVLTVLFGALARARLNRIRRARLLSGGSLAAGMQGAAFALDFALMRDILQERDAVERGQVRPTRGRGLGLQTLIWRDVQRVIRFPKPLLTLAVTAVVPYAVEALGMGRLSSTVSALVLVAALVPFFTSLRVLSRTQGLMRCLPFSTGEVRTAASVVPGVLAGIWAIAVIPAFHGLGSASTQHSWFEAVMLAIVTALAGYVGAIRWVSAKPADYSAPMVATQMGAMPPGLMFNLVRGLDMVALVTIWIVLGLSPWISIVVGVIAFSVLRMGGLNQQELQERQEEAKRELADQKAAARGGRGSAERKVITRKK from the coding sequence ATGAGCCGGGGCAGAAGTAAGAAATTCAAGAAGCAGAGCCAGCCGCAGGAGCAGGCCCCGCAGGCCGTTCCGCAGCCCACGCCGTCCGACGTCGAGGCCCCGGAGCTGGTGATCGATCACCAGCCCGACGAGTTCTGGGCCGGTGAGGTGGACGAGAAGCAGTTGATGCTGCTGATGGGCGACTGGCGCAAGGGCCGCACCACCAGGAACATCTGGCAGGCCCTGGGCGACGCTTACGTGCTGGTCTTCTCGCTGCTGGTGGTGCTGGCGATGCTCATCAGCCTCATCGTGCAGGCCCAGGGCCAGGCGGCCGGCTGTACCGCCGTGGGATGCCGCACGGCCCGGCAGATGCTGCCGTGGGCGGCCTTCGCCGGCGTGCTGGCCTTCGCCCTGGCGGCGGGCCGGATCTTCGGCCCGGTGCTGGCCTCGGCGGCCGAGGGATTCTGGCTGATGGACGCCCCGATCCGGCGGTCCAGTTTCCTCGGGAAGCGTCTGTGGGCGGCTCTGGGAGCCGGGCTGGCGGGAGGCGCCCTGCTCGGCGCCCTCGTCTCGGCTCTCACCGGCTCCTCGGTGATGGCGATCATCGCCTGGACGGTGGCCTGCGCCCTGGGCGGAGCCTGCGTGGTGGCCTTCGCTGCCGCCCAGCAGGGAGCCGGACGGGTCTGGAGCGTGAAGCTGGCCGGGTCGCTGGCCGGGCTGCTGGGCCTGGCCGCCCTGCTGGCGGTGGTCTGCACGGCGACCGGCTGGCTGTCGCTGGACTTCAGTTCCTCTGTCGCGGTCACCACGGCGTGGGGGATCGCGGCGGTCGCCGGCGTGCTGACGGTGCTCTTCGGCGCCCTGGCGCGGGCCAGGCTGAATCGGATCCGGCGTGCCCGACTGCTGTCGGGCGGCTCGCTGGCGGCCGGCATGCAGGGCGCGGCGTTCGCCCTGGACTTCGCGCTGATGCGCGACATCCTCCAGGAGCGCGACGCCGTGGAGCGTGGCCAGGTGAGGCCCACCAGGGGGCGGGGACTCGGGCTGCAGACGCTGATCTGGCGCGATGTGCAGCGGGTGATCCGGTTCCCCAAGCCACTGCTCACCCTGGCCGTGACGGCGGTGGTGCCCTACGCCGTGGAGGCGCTGGGCATGGGCCGACTGTCCTCGACCGTCTCGGCGCTGGTGCTGGTGGCGGCCCTGGTGCCGTTCTTCACCAGCCTGCGGGTGCTCTCGCGCACCCAGGGGCTGATGCGATGCCTGCCGTTCAGCACCGGTGAGGTGCGCACCGCGGCCTCGGTGGTACCCGGTGTGCTGGCCGGGATCTGGGCGATCGCGGTGATCCCGGCCTTCCATGGCCTGGGCTCGGCCAGCACGCAGCACAGCTGGTTCGAGGCCGTCATGCTGGCGATCGTCACCGCCCTGGCCGGGTATGTCGGGGCGATCAGGTGGGTCTCGGCCAAGCCCGCCGACTACTCCGCGCCGATGGTCGCCACCCAGATGGGCGCGATGCCACCGGGGCTGATGTTCAACCTCGTCCGTGGCCTGGACATGGTGGCCCTGGTCACCATCTGGATCGTGCTGGGCCTCTCCCCGTGGATCTCGATCGTGGTCGGCGTCATCGCCTTCTCGGTGCTGCGGATGGGCGGCCTGAACCAGCAGGAGCTCCAGGAGCGCCAGGAGGAGGCCAAGCGGGAGCTGGCCGATCAGAAGGCCGCGGCCCGGGGTGGCCGTGGATCCGCGGAGCGCAAGGTCATCACCCGAAAGAAGTGA